The following are encoded in a window of Kaistia algarum genomic DNA:
- the ccoN gene encoding cytochrome-c oxidase, cbb3-type subunit I, translating into MKFGMQAIVVGFGAFLALLGAGFAADAAFRAHAYILFIVFGTATIFLLKAEVGEGRTVSIFGASDDGPYSDGVIRAGAIATMFWGIVGFLVGALIAAQLAFPHLNFEPWLNFGRIRPLHTSAVIFAFGGNALLATSFYVVQRTCRARLFGGDLAWWVFWGYQLFIVLAATGYLLGITESREYAEPEWYVDLLLTVVWVAYLIVYLGTIFKRNEPHIYVANWFYLSFIVTVAMLHVVNNLSIPVSFLGAKSYSVFSGVQDALTQWWYGHNAVGFFLTAGFLGMMYYFVPKQVNRPIYSYRLSIIHFWSLIFLYIWAGPHHLHYTALPDWAQTLGMVFSVMLWMPSWGGMINGLMTLSGAWDKLRTDPVVRMMILAIAFYGMSTFEGPMMSIKTVNSLSHYTDWTIGHVHSGALGWNGMITFGALYYLFPRLWNRDRLYSLRLVSWHFWLATIGIVIYAASMWVSGITQGLMWREFDAQGYLVYSFAETVAALHPYYLMRLFGGLLYLSGALVMAYNLIQTVRGAKSVPAAASVVAAE; encoded by the coding sequence ATGAAATTCGGGATGCAGGCGATCGTCGTCGGCTTCGGCGCGTTCCTCGCACTTCTCGGCGCCGGCTTCGCAGCGGACGCCGCTTTTCGGGCTCACGCCTATATCCTGTTCATCGTGTTTGGCACGGCGACGATCTTCCTGCTGAAGGCGGAAGTCGGCGAAGGCCGCACGGTGTCGATCTTCGGCGCGTCCGACGACGGTCCCTATAGTGACGGCGTGATCCGCGCTGGCGCGATCGCGACGATGTTCTGGGGTATTGTCGGCTTCCTCGTCGGCGCGCTGATCGCCGCGCAGCTTGCCTTTCCCCATCTGAACTTTGAGCCGTGGCTCAACTTCGGCCGGATCCGCCCCCTGCATACCTCGGCCGTGATCTTCGCCTTTGGCGGCAATGCGTTGCTGGCGACGTCCTTCTATGTCGTGCAGCGCACCTGCCGTGCTCGCCTCTTCGGCGGCGACCTCGCCTGGTGGGTGTTCTGGGGCTACCAGCTCTTCATCGTGCTCGCCGCCACCGGCTACCTGCTCGGCATCACCGAGAGCCGCGAATACGCCGAGCCCGAATGGTATGTCGACCTTCTGCTGACGGTCGTCTGGGTGGCCTATCTGATTGTCTATCTCGGCACGATCTTCAAACGGAACGAGCCGCATATCTATGTGGCCAACTGGTTCTATCTATCCTTCATCGTCACCGTGGCGATGCTGCACGTGGTCAACAACCTCTCCATCCCCGTCAGCTTCCTCGGTGCCAAGTCCTATTCCGTCTTCTCCGGCGTGCAGGACGCGCTGACCCAGTGGTGGTACGGCCATAACGCGGTCGGCTTCTTCCTGACCGCTGGCTTCCTCGGCATGATGTATTATTTCGTGCCGAAGCAGGTGAACCGGCCGATCTATTCCTATCGCCTGTCGATCATCCACTTCTGGTCGCTGATCTTCCTCTATATCTGGGCCGGCCCGCATCACCTGCACTACACGGCCCTGCCCGACTGGGCGCAGACGCTCGGCATGGTGTTCTCGGTCATGCTGTGGATGCCCTCCTGGGGCGGCATGATCAACGGCCTGATGACGCTCTCCGGCGCCTGGGACAAGCTCCGCACCGATCCCGTCGTGCGCATGATGATCCTCGCGATCGCCTTCTACGGCATGTCGACCTTCGAAGGCCCGATGATGTCGATCAAGACGGTCAACTCGCTCAGCCACTACACCGACTGGACGATCGGGCACGTGCATTCCGGCGCGCTCGGCTGGAACGGCATGATCACCTTCGGCGCGCTCTACTATCTCTTCCCGAGATTGTGGAACCGCGATCGCCTCTACAGCCTGCGCCTCGTCTCCTGGCACTTCTGGCTGGCGACGATCGGCATCGTGATCTACGCGGCGTCGATGTGGGTCTCGGGCATCACGCAGGGCCTGATGTGGCGCGAATTCGATGCGCAGGGATACCTCGTCTACTCCTTCGCGGAGACCGTGGCGGCCCTGCATCCCTACTATTTGATGCGCCTCTTCGGCGGCCTGCTGTACCTCAGCGGCGCGCTCGTCATGGCCTACAACCTGATCCAGACGGTCCGCGGCGCGAAGAGCGTACCCGCCGCGGCCTCGGTCGTGGCGGCGGAATAG
- the ccoO gene encoding cytochrome-c oxidase, cbb3-type subunit II: MSFLNPKNLFLNHQVVERNATLLLVLSFAVVTIGGIVEIVPLFYLQNTIEKVDGMRPYTPLELAGRNVYIREGCYVCHSQMIRPFRDEVERYGHYSLAAESMYDHPFQWGSKRTGPDLARVGGRYSDEWHVAHLTDPRSVVPESIMPTYGFLAKTPLDETNIAGHLKTNRIVGVPYTDEMIADALTDLRAQADPNTDPTALQSRYPKANVRDFDGNPGELTEMDALVAYLQVLGTMVDVNSYNPAPTAKEDNNP, from the coding sequence ATGTCTTTCCTCAACCCGAAGAACCTGTTCCTCAACCATCAGGTCGTCGAGCGCAACGCGACGCTGCTGCTCGTTCTCTCCTTCGCCGTCGTCACGATCGGCGGCATCGTCGAGATCGTTCCGCTGTTCTACCTGCAGAACACGATCGAGAAGGTCGACGGCATGCGGCCTTATACGCCGCTCGAGCTCGCCGGCCGGAACGTCTACATCCGCGAAGGCTGCTATGTTTGCCATAGCCAGATGATCCGTCCGTTCCGCGACGAGGTCGAGCGCTATGGCCATTATTCGCTGGCGGCCGAGTCGATGTACGACCATCCCTTCCAATGGGGATCGAAGCGCACCGGCCCGGATCTCGCCCGCGTCGGCGGCCGCTATTCCGACGAATGGCACGTCGCCCATCTGACCGATCCGCGCTCCGTGGTGCCGGAATCGATCATGCCGACCTACGGCTTCCTGGCGAAGACGCCGCTCGACGAGACGAACATCGCCGGGCACCTGAAGACGAACCGCATCGTCGGCGTTCCCTATACCGACGAGATGATCGCGGATGCGCTGACGGATCTTCGCGCTCAGGCGGACCCGAACACGGACCCGACCGCGCTGCAGTCCCGGTACCCGAAAGCCAATGTCCGCGACTTCGATGGCAATCCCGGCGAACTCACCGAGATGGATGCTCTCGTCGCCTATCTCCAGGTGCTCGGGACGATGGTGGATGTGAATTCCTACAATCCCGCCCCGACCGCCAAAGAGGACAACAACCCATGA
- a CDS encoding cbb3-type cytochrome oxidase subunit 3, translated as MNYHFMREFADSWGLAFMFAFFLGAALFALFRPNAKKFADDAAQIPFREDETHGL; from the coding sequence ATGAACTACCACTTCATGCGGGAATTCGCGGATTCCTGGGGATTGGCTTTCATGTTCGCCTTCTTCCTAGGCGCCGCGCTGTTCGCCCTATTCCGCCCCAATGCCAAGAAATTCGCCGACGACGCGGCCCAAATCCCGTTCAGAGAGGATGAGACCCATGGCCTCTGA